A stretch of Maniola hyperantus chromosome 15, iAphHyp1.2, whole genome shotgun sequence DNA encodes these proteins:
- the LOC117989151 gene encoding uncharacterized protein produces MPCSEDDDSQSGFMSEPTPGQRLSKAELRKTNKPIMEKKRRARINNCLNELKDLLMDATDKDPARHSKLEKADILELTVKHLQTLQRQQLAAAIAADPAVLHRFKAGFGDCAVEVRRYLSRLASVPTGLRYRLGNHLTSCISGIERLNPDYPPLVPDPLRLDDERPSAFHYVKATRPTSPPLSPLSCDSACDSSTELETPPRPVQNFPFPTPPSRSASDQDSSPEQKATVSSTTISPETLKQEALRNKKFMEPLSIVIDVENYKIGIDASPKRAIDYSIRQKLKRHSETIGPIKKLIKLDTEKPTIAPKLIGLEQSSLVPNLISFDTEKTVIPERIASNRLKVVTDKMAGSKVLLEKSSAFMKIESVPSYPERKLTLPESIPAVTERRPAVNVDIKPIIVPRSVISHTAESLAQSSFQTPWKVEETKEKAEADTSSKSPQQSTSSSEMWRPW; encoded by the exons ATGCCGTGCAGCGAAGACGATGACTCCCAAAGTGGTTTCATGTCGGAGCCAACTCCCGGCCAGAGGCTTTCCAAAGCTGAACTGCGGAAG ACGAACAAACCAATTATGGAGAAAAAACGGCGCGCGCGCATCAACAACTGTCTCAACGAGTTGAAAGATTTACTCATGGATGCTACGGACAAAGAC CCTGCACGTCATTCGAAGCTAGAAAAAGCAGATATCCTCGAACTAACAGTAAAACATCTTCAAACTCTTCAAAGACAGCAACTAGCAGCAGCTATTGCCGCAGACCCAGCTGTTTTACACAGATTCAAAGCTGGATTCGGAGACTGTGCCGTTGAAGTCAGGAGATACCTCTCAAGACTTGCTAGCGTACCAACTGGCTTGAGATATCGACTTGGAAACCACTTGACGTCTTGTATATCTGGTATAGAACGCTTAAACCCTGACTATCCCCCTTTAGTGCCAGATCCATTACGCCTAGATGACGAAAGACCAAGCGCTTTCCATTATGTAAAAGCTACACGGCCAACTAGTCCACCTTTAAGTCCGTTGTCATGTGACTCAGCCTGTGACTCTTCAACTGAATTGGAGACTCCTCCTCGACCTGTACAAAATTTTCCTTTTCCCACACCTCCAAGCCGTTCTGCATCAGATCAAGACTCAAGTCCAGAACAAAAGGCTACTGTGTCCTCAACAACAATTTCTCCAGAAACCTTAAAGCAAGAAGCCTTAAGAAACAAGAAGTTCATGGAACCGTTATCAATAGTCATAGATGTAGAGAACTACAAAATTGGAATCGACGCATCACCTAAAAGAGCAATAGATTACTCAATACGACAGAAATTAAAACGGCATTCTGAAACTATAGGTCCgataaaaaaactaataaagcTTGATACTGAAAAACCTACTATAGCACCAAAATTAATAGGTCTAGAGCAATCCAGTTTAGTCCCAAATTTAATTAGTTTTGATACTGAAAAGACGGTGATACCAGAAAGAATAGCTTCGAATAGATTAAAAGTTGTTACCGATAAGATGGCAGGTAGTAAAGTCTTATTAGAAAAATCTTCAGCGTTCATGAAGATAGAAAGTGTACCAAGTTATCCTGAAAGAAAATTAACCCTTCCAGAAAGTATACCAGCTGTTACGGAAAGACGGCCCGCAGTTAATGTAGATATAAAGCCCATAATAGTACCTAGAAGTGTGATAAGTCATACGGCTGAATCTTTAGCTCAATCAAGTTTTCAAACTCCTTGGAAAGTTGAAGAAACAAAGGAAAAAGCTGAAGCGGATACAAGTTCGAAGTCACCACAGCAGAGTACGTCTAGTTCTGAAATGTGGAGACCTTGGTGA
- the LOC117989147 gene encoding centrosomal protein of 131 kDa-like, with protein sequence MSKENNNLRLLGSPVNLNYRSKKKDEKKNVKNRPRSALQNSCCPDKDNQERYKRPFSADTKDRSPSTRSLLKTFSADLLQSYNNSPLSVKVLPPTEELLSNSKVYLDPAINNREISSNASDYGSEDTFISLGSKIKAKAQSGVKNRNIPKNFLKYRNIAKKGRKVMDSSINGLGGSGNIDNNYGVEVTIKEKSQRSTSPIRNKDLFQLRSTSPQFKNVTYESYFLSLDGDIKNEDALTGRVSFAPANNEIKRSIDAYSRHLYLTKQQLSLVEEESTQDLDSIPSQNNNTASPSPENYDINENQNLNRENLEILNSGENDKIDNYQKQSNYFMNDTKNYSNFYNDIHANADPYKATLSSTVIHTDTSSKDSGYPDSCMKEDKGIASNYSLPTPAFKKETDFNVLMHDQPKSLELLNEKDYTNSQSDKKWVEPLNHSRLLYKDFFLKKEGHLALPPQNSPTKSEIHIPGTSEVVKETAEGEKDNFKYPTYLLNSSTKAYTSKVIEDYKKELEAINNLHELTLKDIKTDAISPTPLNIDELFQHHSNNDSNENRNNSTENSQESETLSDPVSDKNSLDVKRDNISKVTTKELIQNYLKIKGDYSKEGKILKKYDKKLNNIHSKVEENTSYKQFWNNRTAKNNLERSNAPTIARNQKNALTLRTPSSARLQDVQNDKDIDSWMSLTAPSPRLLDIDNLAMASESPQTIKADSDKSDSPPIEEVKEAIESQSLQIPGTPKPKELNSKSTVLDIYSMLKEIESYGENPITSVSNVNGGKESEDKEQERCPTPKDNFMEIFEFLEKVEQSANDALSVVTNTTPQTIPKLEGLLKLPQTELAQRLVTASLQLEERSCCIALLQESLTNHKEQMISKVSNLEKQSHRNIARVKQECEETIKRHQSFIDQLINDKKTLNHRIEQLVDERRSLEERWKRSAQALEERYKLELRNQHDKMAAAQQVARQRWVRQKAEKIKELTVKGLEGELREMAERQQKEVTDLKMFHAEQTGRLNAKHAAELEELRINLEQEKEAALLKERHLGSSRMEKQILELELSYQEQRTRLVAEMRAENERVAAGLAEKEKMQKMELDNWKSEQEKILDEKREQLEQEIVKEKEKLEIKLKQKREELEKEFEQYKKDYEADQQLLLKKKVTEIAAQHKLERDKEIEKAIESMEAEAQAGRKELQDALRRTKEQYEAELKELAETEQATLKRYQDAQARIRQTEDRCAELEVMISQLETRNRVLIEKNTQLESRAEEVRANCEASWRGKVDALQKEIEDMKKTHEEQMHQLYAKVKVAVARKDSAIQALTRESAKYQEKITLLEQKLQQQRKDFLKSK encoded by the exons ATGTCGAAGGAAAACAATAACCTGCGACTGCTCGGCTCGCCGGTGAACCTAAACTACAGAAGTAAGAAAAAAGACGAAAAGAAGAACGTAAAAAACCGACCGCGGTCTGCGCTGCAAAATTCCTGCTGCCCG GATAAGGATAACCAGGAACGATATAAAAGACCATTCTCAGCAGACACCAAAGACAGGTCTCCGTCTACGAGGTCTTTACTAAAGACATTCAGTGCTGATTTGCTGCAATCTTATAATA ATTCACCACTAAGTGTAAAAGTGTTGCCACCTACAGAAGAATTACTCTCAAACTCGAAAGTCTACTTAGATCCAGCAATTAATAATAGAGAGATAAGTAGCAATGCTTCTGATTATGGCTCTGAAGATACTTTTATTAGTTTAGGCAGCAAGATTAAAGCTAAAGCGCAATCTGGTGTCAAAAACAGAAACATTCCAAAAAATTTCTTAAAGTATAGAAACATTGCCAAAAAAGGGCGAAAGGTTATGGATAGTTCAATAAATGGGTTAGGTGGTAGCGGTAATATTGACAATAATTATGGGGTAGAAGTTACTATTAAAGAAAAATCTCAAAGATCAACATCACCTATtagaaataaagatttatttcaaCTAAGAAGTACCTCACCTCAATTTAAGAATGTAACTTATGAGTCATACTTCCTTTCTCTTGATGGTGATATTAAAAATGAGGATGCTTTAACAGGCAGGGTTTCTTTTGCTCCTGCTAATAATGAGATAAAAAGATCTATTGATGCATATTCACGTCATTTATATCTTACTAAACAGCAACTGTCGTTAGTAGAAGAGGAATCAACGCAAGATCTTGATAGTATTCCttctcaaaataataatacggcAAGTCCATCGCCAGAGAACTATGATATCaatgaaaatcaaaatttaaacaGAGAAAACCTGGAAATTCTCAACTCTGGAGAAAATGATAAAATTGATAATTATCAAAAACAATCAAACTATTTTATGAATGACACTAAAAACTATAGCAACTTTTACAACGATATTCATGCAAATGCCGACCCCTACAAGGCAACATTGTCAAGTACTGTTATTCATACAGACACTTCATCCAAAGATTCTGGTTACCCAGATAGTTGCATGAAAGAGGACAAAGGCATTGCTTCTAATTATTCTCTTCCTACACCAGCATTTAAAAAAGAAACAGATTTTAATGTGCTTATGCACGATCAGCCGAAAAGCTTGGAGCTTTTGAATGAAAAAGATTATACTAACAGTCAAAGTGATAAGAAATGGGTAGAGCCCTTAAATCACAGTAGATTGCTCTATAAAGATTTCTTCTTAAAGAAAGAAGGACATCTGGCTTTACCACCTCAAAATTCTCCAACCAAAAGTGAAATTCATATTCCAGGAACTAGTGAAGTCGTTAAAGAAACAGCTGAGGGCGAAAAAGACAACTTTAAATATCCCACATATCTTTTAAACAGTAGTACAAAAGCGTATACTTCTAAAGTTATCGaagattataaaaaagaattggaagctataaacaatttacacgAGTTAACATTAAAAGATATAAAAACAGATGCTATATCACCGACACCGCTAAACATTGATGAATTATTTCAACACCATTCTAATAACGATTCTAACGAAAACAGAAATAATTCTACAGAAAATTCCCAAGAAAGCGAGACCTTAAGCGATCCTGTAAGCGATAAAAATTCTTTAGACGTCAAACGCGATAATATTTCTAAAGTAACAACGAAAGAACTGATACAGAACTACCTTAAAATCAAAGGCGATTATTCAAAGGAAGGTAAAATCTTAAAAAAGTATGATAAAAAGCTAAACAACATTCATTCTAAAGTCGAGGAGAACACGAGTTATAAACAGTTTTGGAACAATAGGACTGCCAAAAATAACCTCGAGAGAAGTAACGCACCAACCATTGCAAGGAATCAGAAAAATGCGCTCACATTGCGAACACCATCAAGTGCAAGACTACAAGACGTGCAAAATGATAAAGATATTGATTCATGGATGTCACTGACTGCCCCATCACCTAGACTTCTTGACATAGATAATTTAGCAATGGCATCCGAATCGCCACAGACAATCAAGGCAGATTCGGACAAATCAGACAGCCCGCCTATAGAAGAAGTTAAGGAAGCAATTGAATCTCAAAGTCTTCAAATTCCCGGAACCCCAAAACCGAAAGAACTGAACTCAAAATCCACAGTATTGGATATTTATTCAATGTTAAAGGAGATAGAAAGTTACGGTGAAAATCCCATAACATCTGTCAGTAATGTAAACGGTGGTAAAGAGTCAGAAGATAAGGAACAAGAAAGGTGTCCAACTCCTAAGGATAATTTTAT GGAAATCTTCGAGTTCTTGGAAAAGGTTGAACAAAGCGCAAATGATGCACTGTCGGTAGTCACAAATACAACTCCTCAAACTATTCCCAA ATTAGAGGGACTTCTGAAACTGCCTCAAACAGAACTGGCACAGAGACTCGTGACAGCTTCACTTCAGTTGGAAGAGAGGTCGTGTTGCATCGCGCTGCTGCAGGAAAGCCTCACTAATCATAAAGAACAG atgaTATCAAAAGTGAGCAACTTGGAGAAACAGTCGCATCGTAACATCGCCAGAGTGAAGCAGGAGTGCGAGGAGACCATAAAGAGACACCAGAGCTTCATTGATCAG CTAATAAACGACAAGAAAACATTAAACCATCGCATAGAGCAACTGGTGGACGAGCGCCGATCGCTCGAGGAGCGCTGGAAGCGTTCTGCGCAGGCGCTCGAGGAGCGATACAAACTGGAGCTGAGGAACCAGCACGACAAGATGGCGGCCGCGCAacag gtaGCGAGACAAAGATGGGTGCGACAGAAAGCTGAAAAGATAAAG gaACTCACAGTCAAAGGTCTAGAAGGTGAATTACGCGAAATGGCAGAACGTCAGCAGAAGGAAGTAACAGATCTGAAGATGTTCCACGCAGAGCAAACTGGCCGTCTCAATGCCAAACATGCAGCGGAGTTGGAAGAATTGAGAATAAATCTCGAGCAAGAAAAGGAGGCTGCTTTGTTGAAAGAGAGGCACCTAGGAAGCTCTAG AATGGAGAAACAAATTCTGGAATTGGAATTATCGTACCAAGAGCAACGCACTCGTCTGGTGGCGGAGATGCGCGCAGAGAACGAACGAGTCGCTGCAGGACTTGCTGAGAAGGAGAAAATGCAAAAAATGGAACTTG ATAATTGGAAGAGTgaacaagaaaaaatattagaTGAAAAGAGAGAACAATTAGAACAGGAAATTgtaaaagagaaagaaaaattGGAA ataaaattaaaacagaaaCGCGAAGAATTAGAAAAGGAATTTGAACAATACAAGAAAGATTACGAAGCTGACCAGCAACTACTGTTGAAAAAGAAAGTGACAGAGATAGCCGCACAGCATAAGCTAGAAAGAGATAAGGAGATCGAGAAAGCTATTGAAAGCATGGAGGCTGAAGCTCAAGCAGGGAGAAAAGAACTACAAGATGCATTAAG GAGAACCAAAGAGCAGTACGAAGCCGAATTAAAAGAACTGGCAGAAACGGAGCAAGCCACTCTCAAGAGATACCAAGACGCTCAAGCCAGAATACGCCAGACCGAAGACAGAT gtGCGGAACTTGAAGTAATGATTAGTCAGCTTGAGACAAGAAACAGAGTTCTGATTGAG AAAAACACTCAATTGGAATCCCGCGCGGAGGAGGTGAGAGCAAATTGCGAGGCGTCATGGCGCGGCAAAGTGGACGCGCTGCAGAAGGAGATAGAAGACATGAAGAAGACGCACGAAGAGCAAATGCATCAGTTGTATGCCAA AGTAAAAGTGGCTGTGGCTCGAAAGGATTCCGCCATTCAAGCCTTGACCAGAGAGTCAGCCAAGTACCAGGAGAAGATCACGCTCCTCGAACAAAAACTGCAGCAGCAAAGGAAAGATTTCTTGAAGTCTAAATAA